The Manihot esculenta cultivar AM560-2 chromosome 17, M.esculenta_v8, whole genome shotgun sequence genome contains the following window.
TTATACTCCTGCATCAATGGTCGTTTAAATCAATATAACAAGTCATGTTAAATGCATCTGAAAATAACAAAAAGCAACTGGGCGTAAAGAATTCATTTCCAGTGTTTTCACTTGAAACTAGAAGACAAACAGCAAACTTTGCAGGGGCAATTAATAAGGGTCCAGAGACTTTATAATTAAAAGTTGTTtgctctattttttctttccttgtGCAAGATTAATCAACTTTAGAGACTGAAATGTAAGGTTTCAGGCTCACGCCTAATGCATATGAATGATCCAACAGCTACAACCCTAAACATTCTAATCAATTGcaaaacttaaaacatataaatgcCAATAATCCAGAGCTCAATTTCCTAGCTCAAGATTACTGGAGAAACtccaaaagaaataaaagagtgcAATAACCAGTATAAGGCATAGGTTAAATGCTTCATGACAGTATACTAAATATCCATCACCTCAAATTTCTTTTTGAAGAATTTATGCAGAAGCCCTTCATATTTTGTCCTTGTTGAACCAATTCCCACGGCATTAGCGTTAAATGCAGCCATTGATTTTTGAACTGCTGCTTCATGTGCTTCCCTCAAAGCAGCCTACCATTAGTGAAATTAGATAGTGATGGAAATCATCAAATTATTAGGATAAGGACTTCACTTACTTCCTCAGGTGGCTTTGAATGGTCAAAAGTGGACATATATACTTCAGTAGCAGTGTCATGTGCTTTTCGACACTCAGCTTCTTCAACACTCTGTCAAATAATACATTgggaaagatgaaaagaaatataaaaagatGGCAGTATCTGATGATATATAGGAATTTCCCAAAAGATCTCTTCAGGGTTGAAAAGTTATTATCATCCCTGATTTCTTTAATCCATTTATATTTCATCTTTATGTTGAAATCAAGGCTATAACTACTGGTTTTAGCTTGCAAGATTAATTCCAACTGAAAAGGTTCTGTATAACCTAGGGAAGAGCTTGTCAAGTTATACACAAAATTAACTTAAAAGCCCTTGGTTTTAACTTACTTGTAATCACAAGGACCTTTATTCTTAGTTCGTACCTGTTACTTCTGATTGTTTTTTGTTATCCATGGTAAGAGAACAAATCTAGATGGAATACTTCTTTACCTCTCTTTTTGCCTTTCAAGAAGATGGCCGCAAGTTACTCGTATGTTATATCATATTTATGATTAAGCCAAATAAGAGTAGAGTTGAGTAAGCATTCATAATATAAAATGACTGACACCATTAAACATCATTACCTAAGTGAACATGGTATATGGTCAAAGCTCCATATTACTAATGCATATTCATAagctattattataaaataccaAATAATGATTTAAAACCATTTTCTATAGTGAATAAAGAATGAGCTGTGAAATCAGTTACAAATATAAGAATCACAGAGTAAACAATCCTCCCTTGTATCAATCTGTCACGACAAGACATGAGTTTAGAACAGGAAGCCAACCTGCCATGAAGAGGATATTGTGGGCACTGCACCGTTATTCAGAGCCTCCAAATAAGATTGTGTGATGCCAACAAGAATCGGGCCTGTCATCACAGTGGCCCCAACTTGCTTGGGCCTCGTTCTCTCAAAAACAAATTTGGTAAATGCATCCAGCCCAGATCTAAACTCAGGCCTTAATTTGTCCAACTGAAAAGAAAATGATTAAGAAATGTGATGTTCCAGGAAGACATTACTATCCAGAGCACTACTAAGTATTCTTAAGCAAAAAGAAGTGTAGACATTACTAACCGGTATTTGATCCAGTCGTTGGAGATCATTTTCATTGTTCAAAGGCCTCACAAGGGTGAAGCATTCTCTGTCTGGAAAGAGAGCTCGAATGGAATCGCGAATCTATGACATTTTTATGGCATAATTAGCACCTCCAATATGAAAGaagagaatttaaaaaaaaacaatgttTTGCTCATGCACCCCCATCCATGTAAGGTGGGCCTAGAAATTGATATCAGTGGAACCATGTTGAACACATATGCAGAGTAAAAGTTTGTTTGGAAATGCATCTTTGCCCCTCCAAGAAAATGCAAAATTATCTACACAGAattattactaaaaaaaaattgcCAAATTActgtcataaaaaaataaatccaagCCAAAAAGTCACCTCATTTTTGGCAGCTACATCTCTTCCACTACCTTGAACTGgccttagggcaagctctagataatCACGGGGTGTTATTTTCCTATTATCCTCTACCAAATCCAGATAGAAGTCCTGCAAGAAATCAATCATTGGAAGCTATTTAGATAACATATGGAGCATTTACAACGTCAAAAATCAATGTTTTCATGACATaagaagtaaaaaaataaaaaataagaataaaatgtTTCAGAGTTCGATACCCTTAGAAGCCAAACAAATATAGGGGAGAATTGTCCAAGTTCAGAAGCTTTACTCTTTCCTCCTGAAGCTCTCACTTGAATGTGTTTTGTCATTTCAGTGACAAGAGAGAGACGATCAAGTGCAGCTTCATCTATGCCACCCATCTAAATAAGAGATCCAGTAAAAAGAGGTCAGTGGACCAATATGCACAGAGCAATAATCAGTGTGTTGAGAAGATTATCATGTTACAATGAAAATGAACATAattacaagaagaagaagaagaagaagaagaagaagaagaagaataagcagCAAAAGACGATGGAAGTTATTTATAATGGTGAAGGTCTGCAAAAGTTGTTCTAACCTGATTGTATATGAACATGCTCGATAAGAGAACAGCTAACGAGAATATCTGAGTACTGTAAGTTCCCTgccaaataaaaagaaaagaacacaTATATGGCAATTTCAAAagttaaaatagaaaaacatgACATGAAAAATTATGACACATTATTCAAAAGCAACAAGTGAAATGTAGGGAAAGAGAAATGCTTTATGCAATATAAGTAGCCAACCATATGTGGCAGTGAATGAAATTTGACTCATTTCAGCTATAGTTCTTGAATTACTAAAATGAACTACCCAGAAAATCCTCAGCTAATTCTTGTAAAAAAGGGAATAAAACTTACTGTTTGATCATAAGCATCTATTCCTTCACTATCTAATAGTAATAGATTGTACTCGGTTCCATCAAGAGCTGTTCTCTTTATGGGTGCACTCCACAACCAAAGTCCTTTTGTACACGGTCGATGAGTTGGTGCAACCTGAAAGCCACTGCTCCTCCCAAGAAGCTACAGCACATAGCCCAAGTACAAGTCCTAGTTAAAAGAATTGATAGATGAAAATCTCAACAGTCATGTGATATAGGTGAAGAAACAAATGTTAATAGAGAAATATATGTTAGAAGTTGAAATAAAATTCTATAGCAACATATAGCACAGTCTAGCCTTGATAAAGATTCCCTAAATTCAAAAAATGCTTCAACAAAAGTTAAAATGAAGCATGATGCCATGACAAAGTAGTTGTGAGGTTATGaagaaagaattcaaaattACTGTTTCAGcaccaaaaaaataaatgaagagaGAACTGCCAGATAAAGAGAAGACTGCTCAAATGGGATTAAAGAGtaacataatttatatttttctggaTAAAATGACCAAAAACAATGGCTCACTAGCCCGtaatgaagaaaaaagaaaactctAAGTTAGTTGATTTGAATATAATTCAGCAAATAAAATGAATTGGCttatttgagaaaataaaagaaaagaattttGTCCCCAAGTGATCATTAGTTACCACAGAAAACTAATCCTGATAAAGTACTCCACTACATATTCATGTATAACCTTAAGACAAAGGTTGCTATTACTCCAGCAAATATTGCTATCATAGGAGGAATAGAGCGCAGGAACCGGGACTCTACTTGCTCAAAAATCCAAATATAAGCAAGAAACAACAGAGAACCTTCTGAATACACCACTCCTAGAAAAAAGAAGTAATAACACTAACCTAGCAGGATTTCAAAAGGAAGATAGAAATTTCCGAATTGTCTGCAATAGTAAATTTGATGAGGTTATCTGCCACAGGCAGCTCATTCCGCCTCACTTTTACCTCCATTGTTAGACTCAACACTTCGTCAACCCTGACAGAACTTAATTCCGAGAGTTCACAACTCCACATAGCCGAAACAATAAAACCaaaatttataagttttatCTTTAACATTACTGTTTCAGTTGCACAATTGATGCACCTACTTGTTTCAAAATTCACTAAACAGGGCATTTACACTTGAAATAGCAACATCAGCAACCACCGATAAAATCCactcaaaatttaataaataacaaACCCTAAGGTTCAAACTAGCGAAGAGGAAACCAAAATTTTCACTAATTTTCAAGCAAGTCACTATAAGCCAAGATAAACCACCTGATTCAAAATAAAGCTTTTGCCCTGACGAGAGCGACCACAAACCGAAACGACACCAATTGGTGCCTTAACCAGCTGGAGTGTGGCAACTGCTTCTGGATCCATCCGGAACTTTCCATCCCTGTCGCGGTACACCAGATTGATAGGCCTCGGCGGTCCAGTCACATGAGACGGAGAAGTCGACGAGGATGGAGAAGGTGAGGATTGCGGTGAGGAATCATTAGCATTTTCTCTTCCTCTGTTGAAGATTTTAAACATCCTGTAGCTCAAGGAGGAGTTGGTGATGCTGATGGCGGTGCTGTAGCTATCGACGGTAGTGACGGTAGCAATTCTGCTTTTGTTCTGCTTTTTTATGCTCTCTGCTTCCGCTTCTGCCTTGTTGGAGTTTCTCGGTTTCTTAGCTGGGTTTAAAATTGAAGAGGGAAAGAGAAGAGAGGCCCCATTTCTGAATCGCCTTCCATTTTTTATAAGGGATGGTTGAATTACTGTAATGAACCTGGCTGAAATGGTCTTGTTCTTTGAAGTAAAGGGACGCTTTTGTCATTTAAGaggctaaaattaaaaatatcgaCGGGGTCCTGACTCCGGTGTAGGATTGTCGGAAGTCTGTCTCCGAGATATGATTGCAATTACCATAATGGGTTTGAAAGTGAAGCGCCTAATCGATATACCTTGGAGGGTGATTTAGTAATTTTATGAGGCTAAGTATCCCAAATCTGAGCCCAGAACGACAGCGTGGAAATAAAGCTAACAGCTAGACTTATAGCTAaagtttattttgttaattattttcttactcGAGTCTTCCAATTAGCGGATATTggtagataaaaaataattcgcAACATATATggatataataataattcatcAGTTATTACAAAATACATATAGTAACTGGCGAATTAAACATAGGAATGTTAAAAAAAcgagattttaattaaaaaaataaaaataaatccaattaaattttattactttcccttaaaattaaataaattcaatttaaaattttgaatcaaTTAACAAGATCAAATAAACacctatttaatataatattaatttttaataatatagtattaataaatttatatataagaatattaataaaatttataaaaagtaaaaaacaacTTActcgtttattttaaaaaaataatttttttaaattaattttgttaaatattttatatgctaaaaaatattaataatattttttataaataaatggagccataattttaatattttttcttttaaataattttttaagacaAACTGTCATTGAATTACCTCATGCTATATCCAAATGAAACTGAATAATAAAAGTTTGATATAAATTCCATTTTTGGagattttttgaattaattagGTGTGTGGTAGCTTATTTcattcttattaaaatttattagtaataaattaaGTCATTTCCAATTATttacaaatcaaatcaaactaagtaaaaaaattattaaataatatagagTGTGATCATTTATACATTCATATGACCATGATTTTATTCAGCTGGATACTATACATaaatatatatgaatttaaCAGATATCATGGCCAGAGCTCTTTCGCATGTAAACTGTAATATTCAGATCATGAACTCTGAGAAGCTCTGCGGATATGGCGGTGAAATAGTAGGAGAAGAGACTTGAAAGATACTTGAATTTTCTGCGTTGTTTGAAGTGGAGACATGCAACCTCTTTGTTGGTGGCACTGGGACTGGCATCAGCTCCTCGAAAGCTCCGACAAAGAGTACTTTCTTAATGGACTCAAGTGCCTCTTTTAGGGAGGAAACTGCGGCTGGTTGCTGATGAGAACCAGAATCCACAGCTGAGAATGAGTTTCCAGGAGATCCTTCATGGTATTCAGCTTGTCCATCTGTGTCTTCACTTTTAAGACAAGCTTCAAAATCATAATCATAGTCTTTAAGTGCCATGTTAGTAATTTCCAATATTGCTTCTTGACCTTGTAAGCACCCCACAGAAAATGGAAGAGAGCTGCCACAGCTGCTTTCATaagtttcctctttttctttcaagTTGCTGTTCTTCCGGCGAATTCGGCACAAAACCCAGTCATCCAACTGAACAAAAAGGAAACAAGaggccaaaaatcagtcacTCAAGTCCTGCAGAAAATTTAAGGTTTAGGCTCCAAGAAATTTTCTCTAGTGCTTCTGATGAGGTTTAGCTCAGTGGTGTCAGAGTTGTCTTGGCAATTAGCTTCTGAATCCAAATGAACCAAAcatgaagaaagaaagagaaaaattcTTCAGTACTACAGACCTTGAAAATGTCTGCATATGAATAGCAGAAGTGGTAGTCCATGGATTCATCTTTCAAATCAAAACCCAGAATTGATTTCTATTAAATGTATAATCAGCAATTATAGTCTTTCTTTTAAAGAACAGAATAAAACTCTTACTCTCATTGATCCTCTTAGCTTTTGCAGCTGATGATTATCGTCAAGAAGCCTGTACTCAAGCATCATCCAATTGGTTTTAATGCCCTTTGGAGCTCGGCCTTTGTAGAATACAAGTGATTTCTTCACCCCAAGACATTGTGATCCATTGGATGAGAGTATTGGTTTATCAGTTCCTGTGGCTTTCCAGTAACCAGATGCAGCTGTTCTATTTGGGCGACCACCATTTGGATATTTTCTATCTCTTGAACTGAAGAAAAACCACTCATTTTCTCCAAACAGGGCCTTTCCTGCACAAACAAGCATGAAATTGTTGTATGATCATACATTAGAGATGAGAAGATCGAAGGCTTACCAGGAAGTTCCCAAGGATTGAACTTGTAGATATTGATATTTGCTATTATAGAAAGTTCTGGATCatcagaagaagaagaggctTTCTTTTTAAGATAATGGTTGATGAGCTCCTCATCTGTAGGATGAAACCTGAAACCTGGTGGGAGGATGAGACTGGGCATGTTCATTCTGGCCATTGTCAGATAGTGAAAGATATTTTGCAGCTATTTCTCTTGTATTTATAATGAGTATTTTTAATAGTAATGGATCATCTTGGAGACATCAACCAATATTTTACGTAGCATATCAATGTTGGTTTGTGATTCGGACTAACGATTTTATTCTTCCtagctaattaaaaaaaaaaaaaaaaacccatttcactattttcattaaaaaattttcttgttGGCTTTTGAGCTGCCCTGTTCATGCAGATTTTGTTTACGATTTCAAATGAACGTCATTTTTCTATGCAGTAGTTTATTTGAAAGCTTGCTGCATGAAATATTCTTTGAGGCTGTAGGATTAGGTGAACTTTGGGTCCATCGATGCATTGTTGTTATTGGATTTGTGTAGATTTACATCAGAATCTGCAGTAAATGGACTTGAAACCTAGGATTTGATTGGCTGCATGGTCAGctacctatatatatatatatatatatatatgatttttgTATTTATCCAATTGTTTTCACATGGAATAATATTTAGAGTTAGCTAAGTTGGAAATTTTGATTCTAAAATTCCTGTAAACTATAGTTGCAGATTCAGATGATAAACAACTCTGTAGTTTAATCCGAGGTGGGAAATTTCAGGGCAATTACTCCGACCGTACAATTTAACCGAATAAAGAAAATTGCATGGTCCTTGGATtttctatttcatttttttGATTGCGACAATTTGGGGGATTATGTTGAAAATGACATTGGGAGAACAGAGACGCTTGCAcatgattattgaattaaaacTCATTCAGTACTTGCAGGAAAGCTCAAGCTGGTATGATATCAGTGAGTTAGGCAGATTATGGAAAGCTCTTGAAAATAACgaataattaatcttttaaaagttaaaagctAGGTGGCTCCAACTGTCTTGGCTACGATATcaatgtaaataataatttcttttctCACGTCTAACACAcaatttatttgatttgttACTTAGTAGAGATGTTTTGTgaattctcttaatttttatatgattttaattagattacaaatttaatatacaaagttaaaattttaaatttgatagttTTTCTGAAAgaattagtttaaaaaaaaaatggaaacgGATTCTTAACGTGGCCCAATAATGTCATGGGCTTGCCTTGGCTGCGTTTCAAATTCAGGCAAATTCTGTGATCTTTGCCTTGGGAGATTGGTGGGATTAAGATGATGAttgcttttaaaaaaaagtacagGGCTTTagttgttaaaaaaaataaatttatttattttaaaattaaaagggtAATTAGGGTCATAATCAtcatattttctaaataaaatatgaagGGTGGAAAACAATTGAACGCATGCAACACGTACCCAAAAAATTCCAACAAACCTAATTTTGGATTTTTACGTGTTTCTTCAAAGTTTGGAGCTAAGTTTGACTATGTCCATAAATTTGGCAACTGTGTCTAGATAAAGGGATTCAAAAACACAAAAATTCAGAGGTAAACATTAACAACTACAAAATTAAAACCTCTCTAAAACTGAAAATATcatctcaataaattaaattaaaccaatcaaatattcttaaattataattaatttttataaattagagaAATGCGTACGGTGGAGTGTAAAGATAAAAATAGTTGAATCgttgatattaataaattttttttcaaaataaaaattgaagatTGAGGACTGGTAATAGAATTTTAAATCTCACATATGtatttaaatacatttattatttgatattgataaattttaaaatttagaaaatgactttttaaaactctttaaaaatAGCTTTAATTTTTCTAGatattttaaagattaaaaatataaaacaaaatatttttctatgcaGAGCCTAAATCCACGTCCAAATCCAAGACAAGTTACCTATATAATCTACATCAAAAtcaaaactaattaaaatttggaTGATCTACAACCTCATCATTCTCAAGTCTACCAAAATAAGAAGAcgtatatatataattcctcCATCTGAAATTTCTTAAGGGAAAGAAcccatacttaaaacattagagAAGATGATTAAAGGAAAATTAGGGGAAAAAAGAGCAGCAGTCCAGTCATAACCACAAAGCCCCAGCATCTTTCAGAATAGGAACCAACTCGCCACAGATATGAGTAGCCATAACTCTCTCAAGTCCACCAAACAACTTCCCACCCACAAAAACCACCGGAAACTGCACTTCACCTTCTCCGACGTCTTTACTACAGCTAATATTCGATAACTCATTGATCACAGCCGCTTCTTCATTCTCATCCACCTCGAATACGGTGGGATTCACACCAAGCCCTAGCAGCAGTCTCTTCATGACATGGCACA
Protein-coding sequences here:
- the LOC110605637 gene encoding NAC transcription factor 29-like, yielding MARMNMPSLILPPGFRFHPTDEELINHYLKKKASSSSDDPELSIIANINIYKFNPWELPGKALFGENEWFFFSSRDRKYPNGGRPNRTAASGYWKATGTDKPILSSNGSQCLGVKKSLVFYKGRAPKGIKTNWMMLEYRLLDDNHQLQKLRGSMRLDDWVLCRIRRKNSNLKEKEETYESSCGSSLPFSVGCLQGQEAILEITNMALKDYDYDFEACLKSEDTDGQAEYHEGSPGNSFSAVDSGSHQQPAAVSSLKEALESIKKVLFVGAFEELMPVPVPPTKRLHVSTSNNAENSSIFQVSSPTISPPYPQSFSEFMI
- the LOC110605518 gene encoding glutaredoxin-C9, with the protein product MQEAIPFRTRIPSTAIAGGNRQLSPTGSASSNGRNVLVSANRENYVQKLVLENSVIVFGKSGCCMCHVMKRLLLGLGVNPTVFEVDENEEAAVINELSNISCSKDVGEGEVQFPVVFVGGKLFGGLERVMATHICGELVPILKDAGALWL